A genomic window from Acidobacteriota bacterium includes:
- a CDS encoding DUF1641 domain-containing protein produces the protein MARAVDFREYTPRDSRDDLIRRIEQAPAEHAEALLAAWDLLQQLHDKGVLDVLTGALSARDAIVDRLTRLLALEDGVTTLRTLLIAGKLVSAIDPARLEAALSASARDEPPSLLALTRKAASTDARRGLAATVALLEVLGGALAKEQCRDAGNAE, from the coding sequence ATGGCACGAGCCGTCGACTTTCGAGAGTACACGCCGCGCGATTCCCGCGACGACCTGATCCGCCGCATCGAGCAGGCGCCGGCCGAACACGCCGAGGCGCTGCTCGCCGCCTGGGATCTGCTGCAGCAACTCCACGACAAGGGCGTGCTCGATGTCCTGACGGGCGCGCTGAGCGCACGCGACGCGATCGTCGATCGCCTCACGCGCCTCCTCGCGTTGGAAGACGGCGTCACCACGCTGCGCACGCTGCTCATCGCCGGCAAGCTCGTCTCGGCGATCGACCCGGCCCGCCTCGAGGCTGCGCTGTCGGCCTCCGCGCGGGACGAGCCCCCATCACTGCTGGCGTTGACGCGAAAAGCCGCATCGACCGACGCACGGCGAGGCCTCGCCGCCACCGTCGCCCTGCTGGAAGTCCTGGGTGGTGCATTGGCGAAGGAGCAATGCCGCGACGCCGGGAATGCCGAATGA
- a CDS encoding DsrE family protein: MRSAALAVVMVCTVFSGTSGGQAPASAPARQAGEVVPHYGGVFDVPGATLRPPKDQDLKLRFDVREGAAPGELNLQFDTVARFLNMQGRAGVPRDRVRAALIVHGTAGKDLLTDAEYRTRYGKENPNVRLLDELKAAGVRIYLCGQTSVGRNLPRAVVTPAAEIALSAMVAHLVLDKEGYVLNPF, from the coding sequence ATGCGCAGCGCAGCCCTTGCCGTCGTGATGGTGTGTACCGTCTTCAGCGGGACGTCCGGCGGCCAAGCGCCAGCCTCGGCGCCGGCCCGACAGGCCGGCGAGGTGGTCCCGCACTACGGCGGGGTGTTCGACGTCCCTGGCGCCACGCTGCGGCCGCCGAAGGACCAGGACCTCAAGCTGCGGTTCGACGTGCGCGAGGGTGCCGCACCGGGTGAGCTCAACCTGCAGTTCGACACCGTGGCGCGCTTCCTCAACATGCAGGGCCGCGCCGGTGTGCCGCGCGATCGCGTCAGGGCGGCGCTCATCGTGCATGGGACAGCCGGTAAGGACCTACTGACAGATGCCGAGTACCGCACGCGGTATGGCAAGGAGAATCCGAACGTCCGCCTGCTCGACGAACTGAAAGCCGCCGGCGTGCGGATCTATCTGTGCGGCCAGACGTCGGTCGGCCGCAACCTGCCGCGCGCCGTCGTCACGCCCGCCGCGGAGATCGCGCTCTCCGCGATGGTGGCGCACCTGGTGCTCGACAAGGAAGGGTATGTCCTGAACCCGTTCTGA
- a CDS encoding DUF5615 family PIN-like protein, with amino-acid sequence MRLLFDEQLSSRLPGLLEPWYPDPLHVEQLGLLGAPDTVVWQAAIDHDCMLVSKDEDFHRLSVLKGAPPKVVWLRMGNCTTQDLVDLLRRHVDDVERFSIQDEAAFLELGGASSATG; translated from the coding sequence ATGCGGCTGCTCTTCGACGAGCAACTGTCCAGTCGATTGCCCGGGCTCCTTGAGCCCTGGTACCCGGATCCGTTGCACGTCGAACAACTTGGTCTGCTTGGTGCGCCCGACACCGTCGTCTGGCAGGCCGCCATCGACCACGACTGCATGCTCGTCTCGAAGGACGAAGACTTTCACCGCCTCAGCGTGCTGAAGGGAGCGCCGCCCAAGGTCGTCTGGCTGCGGATGGGCAATTGCACGACGCAGGATCTCGTCGATCTCCTGCGCCGCCACGTCGACGACGTCGAGCGCTTCTCGATCCAGGACGAGGCGGCGTTCCTCGAGCTCGGTGGCGCGTCGTCTGCCACGGGCTGA
- a CDS encoding ABC transporter permease: protein MKTLFRFPFRSRDEVLDDVEDEFTFHIDMRTAELVRDGLSETHARQQALEEFGNRRQGVERCTTTDTRLEIRKRRLARLGELGQDLRFALRLLRRRPAFTAVAVATLAVGIGANTAIFSLFEQTLVRPLPVADPAALVNLSAPGPKPGGDSCDEAGPCSVVFSHPMFLDLQREQTPFTGIAAHRSFLANLSYGAQATSGHGMLVSGNYFDLLGLVPAAGRLIGVADDGAPDTGDAVVLSHDQWRLQYAASPDVIGKTLTVNGHPMTIVGVAPQGFTGTTLGIRPLAFVPVSAARNMLLSRRSFERRRSWLYLFARLAPGVSLEQARTHINVPYRHIINEVEAPELTEMSERGMAAFRARTVEVEPGARGQSALHASLGTPLKLLLLVTATVLLVACANIANLLLARSTERAGEMAVRLSLGASRAQLVGLLLTESCVLAAIGGAAGLLVAHATLSALTALMPQENLATFTLALDSRAVLSAAALSLVTGLLFGLYPALHSTRRDLMVSLRDRAGQTTSPSARRFRAALVTAQIALATALLVSAGLFIRSLVNVTSVELGIRPENVVSFRMAPALSGYTPERSLQLFEQLEDDLAALPGVTSATASLMPLLSSSTTGGNIRVEGFDNGPDTNRNVRANQVGVGFLRTLGMTLLGGRDIASTDGPDAPRVALVNEAFVRQFNLGGHAVGTRMADWTSPDEGFDTEIVGVVKDAHYADVREAAVPSVVFRPYRQVPPQGFTYFYARTSTAPESLLAAIPRVVANRDPYLPIEMLKTMPQQVRENVYVDRMIGFLSATYALVATLLAALGLYGVLAYTVGQRTREIGLRMALGADARVVRGMVLGQVARLTLAGVVLGIVAALAIGRMAQALLYELDGHDPLAIGGAAVALAAVALAAGYLPARRASTIDPMRALRWE from the coding sequence GTGAAGACACTGTTCCGCTTCCCGTTCCGCAGCCGCGACGAGGTCCTCGACGATGTGGAGGACGAGTTCACGTTCCACATCGACATGCGGACGGCCGAGCTCGTGCGCGACGGCCTGTCGGAGACACACGCCCGCCAGCAGGCGCTCGAGGAGTTCGGCAACCGCCGGCAAGGTGTCGAGCGCTGCACGACCACGGACACACGACTCGAAATCCGTAAGCGAAGACTGGCTCGTCTCGGAGAGCTCGGCCAGGATCTGCGCTTCGCGCTGCGTCTCCTGCGGCGTCGCCCGGCGTTCACCGCCGTGGCCGTCGCCACGCTGGCCGTCGGCATCGGCGCGAACACCGCGATCTTCTCGCTGTTCGAGCAGACGCTCGTGCGGCCGTTGCCCGTGGCGGATCCCGCGGCTCTCGTGAACCTCTCCGCACCAGGCCCCAAACCCGGCGGTGACAGCTGCGACGAGGCAGGCCCCTGTTCGGTCGTGTTCAGCCACCCGATGTTCCTCGATCTGCAGCGCGAGCAGACGCCCTTCACCGGCATCGCCGCCCATCGCAGCTTCCTCGCCAATCTGTCGTACGGCGCGCAGGCGACGAGCGGCCACGGCATGCTGGTGTCGGGCAACTACTTCGACCTTCTCGGCCTGGTACCGGCAGCCGGCCGATTGATCGGCGTTGCGGACGATGGCGCGCCGGACACGGGAGACGCGGTGGTCCTCAGCCACGACCAGTGGCGGTTGCAGTACGCCGCCAGTCCAGACGTCATCGGCAAGACGCTTACCGTCAACGGGCACCCGATGACCATTGTCGGGGTCGCACCGCAGGGCTTCACCGGAACGACGCTGGGCATTCGCCCGCTCGCGTTCGTGCCCGTCTCGGCCGCTCGGAACATGCTGCTCAGCAGACGATCCTTCGAGCGCCGGCGCTCATGGCTGTATCTGTTCGCCAGGCTCGCGCCCGGTGTCTCTCTCGAGCAGGCACGCACGCACATCAACGTTCCCTATCGCCACATCATCAACGAGGTCGAGGCGCCGGAACTGACGGAGATGAGCGAACGTGGTATGGCGGCGTTTCGTGCCAGGACCGTGGAGGTCGAGCCAGGCGCGCGCGGGCAGAGCGCGTTGCACGCGTCGCTCGGCACGCCGCTGAAGCTGCTGCTGCTCGTGACGGCGACGGTGCTGCTCGTCGCGTGCGCGAACATCGCGAATCTCCTGCTGGCCAGGTCTACCGAGCGCGCCGGCGAGATGGCCGTCCGGCTCTCGCTCGGCGCCAGTCGTGCTCAGCTCGTCGGCCTGCTGCTGACCGAGTCGTGCGTGCTGGCGGCTATCGGCGGCGCCGCGGGGCTGCTGGTCGCGCACGCGACGCTGTCGGCTCTGACCGCGCTGATGCCGCAGGAGAATCTCGCGACGTTCACGCTCGCTCTCGACAGCCGCGCCGTGCTGAGTGCGGCGGCCCTGTCGCTCGTCACGGGCCTGCTGTTCGGCCTGTATCCCGCGCTGCACAGCACGCGCCGCGATCTGATGGTCTCGCTGCGCGACAGGGCGGGCCAGACCACGAGCCCGAGCGCGCGACGGTTCCGTGCTGCGCTCGTCACCGCGCAGATCGCGCTCGCGACGGCGCTGCTCGTCTCGGCGGGACTGTTCATCAGGAGCCTGGTCAACGTCACCAGCGTCGAACTCGGCATTCGCCCTGAGAACGTCGTCTCGTTCCGCATGGCCCCCGCGCTGAGCGGGTACACGCCGGAACGTTCGCTGCAGCTGTTCGAACAGCTCGAGGACGACCTTGCGGCGCTGCCGGGCGTGACGTCGGCCACGGCGTCGCTCATGCCACTGCTGTCGTCCTCCACCACCGGCGGCAACATCCGCGTGGAGGGGTTCGACAACGGGCCGGACACGAACAGGAACGTGCGCGCCAACCAGGTGGGCGTGGGCTTCCTGCGCACGCTCGGCATGACCCTCCTGGGGGGGCGCGACATTGCCTCGACCGATGGGCCGGATGCGCCGCGCGTGGCGCTGGTCAACGAAGCGTTCGTGCGGCAGTTCAACCTTGGTGGGCATGCGGTGGGCACGCGGATGGCCGATTGGACGTCGCCGGACGAGGGCTTCGACACCGAGATCGTCGGCGTCGTGAAGGACGCGCACTATGCCGACGTCAGGGAGGCCGCCGTCCCGTCCGTGGTGTTCCGGCCGTATCGTCAGGTTCCGCCGCAGGGCTTCACGTACTTCTATGCCCGTACGTCCACGGCACCGGAGTCGCTGCTGGCCGCCATCCCCCGCGTTGTCGCCAACCGCGATCCGTACCTGCCGATCGAAATGCTCAAGACGATGCCACAACAGGTGCGCGAGAACGTGTACGTGGACCGGATGATCGGCTTCCTGTCTGCCACGTATGCTCTCGTCGCCACGCTGCTCGCCGCGCTCGGCCTGTACGGCGTGCTTGCCTACACCGTGGGTCAGCGCACGCGCGAGATCGGCCTGCGCATGGCGCTCGGTGCCGACGCACGCGTGGTGCGCGGCATGGTGCTCGGACAGGTGGCACGGCTGACGCTGGCAGGCGTGGTGCTCGGCATCGTCGCGGCACTCGCCATCGGCAGGATGGCGCAGGCGCTGCTCTACGAACTCGACGGGCACGATCCGCTGGCGATCGGCGGCGCAGCCGTGGCGCTGGCGGCTGTCGCGCTGGCCGCGGGCTATCTCCCCGCGCGCCGCGCCTCGACGATCGATCCGATGCGCGCGTTGCGCTGGGAGTAG
- a CDS encoding DUF433 domain-containing protein codes for MSLLQRIAIDPAVRFGKPCIRGTRITVGDVLAYLAGGMTDAEVLADFPQLSRDDIRACLAYAAERERRTHSIPAA; via the coding sequence ATGTCCCTGCTGCAGCGCATCGCCATCGATCCCGCCGTGCGGTTCGGGAAGCCCTGCATTCGCGGGACACGGATCACTGTCGGCGATGTGCTCGCCTACCTCGCCGGCGGGATGACCGACGCAGAGGTGCTGGCTGATTTTCCGCAGTTGTCACGCGACGATATCCGCGCGTGCCTGGCGTATGCCGCCGAGCGCGAACGTCGCACCCACAGTATCCCCGCCGCGTAG
- the fdhF gene encoding formate dehydrogenase subunit alpha encodes MSERESGGAGRSAETPVARAAAISLDGRAIDAVEGELLIDAVLRETDIPHICYHSPLMGPIQACDTCIVEVDGQLVRACGTDVSAGMRVEAASPRATRARAEAFDVILGNHMLYCTVCDNNNHDCRIHQTALALDVDAQRHPFTPKPYDVDMSNPFYRYDPSQCILCGQCVQACQMVQVNETLSIGWDLDRPRVLWDGGMQIGGSSCVSCGHCVTVCPCNALMETSMLGQAGLLTNLPKTALQSMVEVVKAVEPEVGYRGMMQMSEVEADMRSERMRRTKTVCTYCGVGCSFDIWTRGRHVLKVEPRHGEVNQISTCVKGKFGWDFVNNEDRLQKPLIREGDGFREAEWDEALDLVAATLGRVRAESGPDAIGVIVSSKATNEDGYLMQKFARAVIGTNNVDNCSRYCQAPATTGLLRTVGHPGDSGSIEDIAAASLVLIVGANTAESHPVLAARVKRAHKLHGQGLIVADPRANEMARRADIHLRPRPGTDLVWLSAMSRYMFDYGYAKSDFLQQWVHGVDAYRASLEPFTMAYAAATCGVPIETLVRVAEAIAGAESMCILWAMGVTQHSSASDQSTAISNLLLVTGNYMRAGCGAFPLRGHNNVQGAGDIGAMPDRFPGYQSVEDEAIRARFEGRWGVTLPPRRGLDNHQMVDAIHDGTLRALYLAGEDMISADSNANVVAAAFEKLDFFVVQDVFFSETCRYADVILPAVPSLEKEGTFTNTERRIQRLYQALPALGDSRPDWTITQDLANRMGARWHYRHPSAVMDELASLSPLYAGVRYDRLEGYHTLQWPVAPDGTDQPVLYVDGFAFPDGKARLHPVPFTEPPEQPDEAFDLFLNNGRLLEHFHGGNMTYRVDGIREETPEPFLEVSPALAQARGIESGRWLRVVSRYGALKVKALVTDRVRDNEVYLPHLSRTGPINVLTGSHVDRVTNTPAFKETAVRIELLPETGRNPLRPLNFRYDGRPTPQFGVEVERKWQRADYRMPGSGIQVRRSGAPRS; translated from the coding sequence ATGAGCGAACGTGAGTCAGGCGGGGCGGGGCGGTCGGCGGAGACGCCCGTCGCGCGCGCCGCGGCGATCTCGCTGGATGGCCGCGCCATCGACGCGGTAGAGGGCGAGTTGTTGATCGACGCGGTCCTGCGCGAAACGGACATCCCGCACATCTGCTACCACTCGCCGCTGATGGGTCCCATCCAGGCGTGCGACACGTGCATCGTGGAGGTGGACGGGCAACTCGTGCGCGCGTGCGGCACGGACGTGAGCGCGGGCATGCGGGTGGAGGCGGCATCGCCGAGAGCGACGCGTGCGCGCGCGGAGGCGTTCGACGTGATTCTCGGCAATCACATGCTCTATTGCACCGTATGCGACAACAACAACCACGACTGTCGCATCCATCAGACCGCGCTCGCGCTCGACGTGGACGCGCAGCGCCATCCGTTCACGCCGAAGCCGTACGACGTGGACATGTCGAACCCGTTCTATCGCTACGACCCCAGCCAGTGCATCCTCTGCGGCCAGTGCGTGCAGGCGTGCCAGATGGTGCAGGTGAACGAGACGCTCTCGATCGGCTGGGACCTGGATCGCCCGCGCGTGCTCTGGGACGGCGGCATGCAGATCGGCGGATCGAGCTGCGTCTCGTGCGGGCACTGCGTCACCGTCTGCCCGTGCAACGCGCTGATGGAGACGTCGATGCTCGGCCAGGCGGGGCTCCTCACGAACCTGCCGAAGACCGCGCTCCAGTCGATGGTCGAGGTCGTCAAGGCCGTGGAACCCGAGGTGGGCTATCGCGGCATGATGCAGATGTCGGAGGTCGAAGCCGACATGCGCAGCGAGCGCATGCGGCGCACCAAGACGGTTTGCACGTACTGCGGCGTGGGCTGCAGCTTCGACATCTGGACGAGGGGCCGCCACGTCCTCAAGGTGGAACCGCGCCATGGCGAGGTCAACCAGATCTCGACGTGCGTGAAGGGCAAGTTCGGCTGGGACTTCGTCAACAACGAGGATCGCCTGCAGAAGCCGCTCATTCGCGAGGGTGACGGTTTTCGTGAAGCGGAATGGGACGAAGCGCTCGATCTCGTCGCGGCGACGCTGGGGCGCGTGAGAGCGGAATCAGGGCCCGACGCGATCGGCGTGATCGTCTCGTCGAAGGCGACCAACGAAGACGGGTACCTGATGCAGAAGTTCGCGCGAGCCGTCATCGGCACCAACAACGTCGACAACTGCTCGCGGTACTGCCAGGCACCGGCGACGACGGGCCTGCTGCGCACCGTGGGCCATCCGGGCGACTCCGGATCGATCGAGGACATCGCGGCGGCGTCGCTGGTGCTGATCGTCGGCGCCAACACGGCCGAGAGCCATCCGGTCCTCGCCGCACGCGTCAAGCGCGCGCACAAGCTGCACGGACAGGGGTTGATCGTGGCCGATCCACGGGCCAACGAGATGGCCAGGCGCGCCGACATCCATCTCAGGCCGCGTCCGGGCACCGACCTCGTGTGGCTCTCGGCGATGAGCCGCTACATGTTCGACTACGGATACGCGAAATCCGACTTCCTGCAGCAGTGGGTCCACGGCGTCGACGCGTACCGCGCGAGCCTCGAGCCGTTCACGATGGCGTATGCCGCTGCCACGTGCGGGGTTCCGATCGAGACACTGGTGCGCGTGGCGGAGGCGATCGCTGGCGCCGAGTCGATGTGCATCCTGTGGGCGATGGGCGTCACGCAGCACTCGTCGGCGTCGGATCAGTCGACGGCCATCTCGAACCTCCTGCTCGTGACGGGCAACTACATGCGCGCAGGCTGTGGCGCGTTCCCGCTGCGTGGTCACAACAACGTGCAGGGCGCGGGCGACATCGGCGCCATGCCCGATCGCTTCCCCGGATACCAGAGCGTCGAGGACGAGGCCATTCGCGCGCGATTCGAGGGCCGGTGGGGCGTGACGCTGCCGCCTCGGCGCGGGCTCGACAACCATCAGATGGTGGATGCCATCCACGATGGCACGCTGCGCGCGCTCTATCTCGCGGGCGAGGACATGATCTCGGCAGACTCGAACGCCAATGTCGTCGCCGCGGCGTTCGAGAAGCTGGACTTCTTCGTGGTGCAGGACGTCTTCTTCAGCGAGACCTGCCGCTACGCCGACGTCATACTGCCTGCGGTCCCGTCGCTCGAGAAGGAAGGCACCTTCACCAACACGGAGCGGCGCATCCAGCGTCTGTACCAGGCGCTGCCGGCGCTCGGAGACAGCCGTCCGGACTGGACGATCACGCAGGACCTCGCCAATCGCATGGGTGCGCGGTGGCACTACCGGCATCCGTCGGCCGTGATGGACGAACTCGCGTCGCTGTCTCCACTGTACGCGGGCGTGCGGTACGACCGCCTCGAGGGCTACCACACGCTGCAGTGGCCCGTCGCACCGGACGGCACCGATCAGCCCGTGCTGTACGTGGATGGCTTCGCATTCCCCGATGGCAAGGCGCGTCTCCATCCCGTGCCGTTCACAGAGCCGCCCGAGCAGCCGGACGAGGCGTTCGATCTGTTCCTGAACAACGGTCGCCTGCTGGAACACTTCCACGGAGGCAACATGACGTATCGCGTCGACGGCATCCGAGAGGAGACGCCCGAGCCCTTCCTCGAAGTCTCGCCGGCGCTCGCGCAGGCGCGCGGGATCGAGTCGGGCCGGTGGCTGCGCGTGGTCAGTCGCTACGGAGCACTGAAGGTCAAGGCGCTCGTGACCGATCGCGTGCGCGACAACGAGGTGTACCTGCCGCACCTGTCGCGCACCGGGCCGATCAACGTGCTCACGGGATCGCATGTCGACCGCGTGACGAACACGCCAGCGTTCAAGGAAACGGCCGTGCGGATCGAGCTGCTGCCAGAGACGGGCAGGAATCCGCTGCGGCCGCTGAACTTCAGATACGACGGCAGGCCGACGCCGCAGTTTGGCGTCGAGGTCGAGCGCAAGTGGCAGCGCGCCGACTATCGCATGCCGGGCTCCGGTATCCAGGTACGTCGATCCGGAGCCCCCCGATCGTAA
- a CDS encoding TlpA family protein disulfide reductase, whose protein sequence is MARVLVIAALLAGIGSFACAPAAPQRTIVQQVRAEITKGDFAAVDALLAGYRADKGITPEWLEAYSWIGRGHLAAKRLDEAERYANETYEMTSDALKTRPMDQEPRLPIAYGAAVEVLAQVAAARGARSEALVMLEHELQTHGATSIAKRLQKNVNLLSLEGTKAPAIVATDYLGSQPPTLDDLQGKVVVLFFWAHWCADCKRMAPVLAELDARYRDKGLAIYAPTQRYGYVAGGKDASPEDERAYIDRVRLEQYPVLAAQSVPLDAANHLRYGVSTTPTLVLVDREGIIRLYHPGQMTLDELGPRIAALLGSAAG, encoded by the coding sequence ATGGCACGAGTACTCGTCATTGCCGCGTTGCTGGCGGGCATCGGTTCCTTCGCCTGCGCGCCGGCAGCACCGCAGCGGACCATCGTTCAGCAGGTGCGCGCGGAGATCACGAAGGGCGACTTCGCCGCCGTGGATGCCCTGTTGGCCGGCTATCGGGCCGACAAGGGGATCACACCCGAGTGGCTCGAGGCGTATTCATGGATCGGGCGCGGCCATCTGGCCGCCAAGCGCCTCGACGAGGCCGAGCGGTACGCGAACGAGACGTACGAGATGACGTCCGACGCGTTGAAGACCCGGCCGATGGATCAGGAACCGCGGCTGCCGATTGCGTACGGTGCGGCAGTGGAAGTGCTGGCACAGGTGGCCGCGGCGCGCGGGGCACGCAGCGAAGCGCTCGTGATGCTCGAACACGAGTTGCAGACGCACGGCGCCACATCCATCGCGAAGCGCCTCCAGAAGAACGTCAACCTCCTGAGCCTCGAAGGCACGAAGGCACCGGCGATCGTCGCCACCGACTACCTCGGATCGCAGCCTCCCACGCTTGACGATCTCCAGGGCAAGGTCGTCGTCCTTTTCTTCTGGGCGCACTGGTGTGCCGACTGCAAGCGCATGGCGCCGGTCCTTGCCGAGCTCGACGCGCGGTACAGGGACAAGGGCCTGGCGATCTACGCGCCGACGCAGCGATACGGCTATGTGGCGGGTGGGAAGGATGCGTCGCCGGAAGACGAGCGGGCGTACATCGATCGGGTGCGACTGGAGCAGTACCCGGTGCTCGCCGCGCAATCGGTGCCGCTCGACGCGGCCAATCATCTCCGCTATGGCGTGAGCACGACACCCACGCTCGTGCTCGTCGATCGCGAGGGCATCATCCGCCTGTATCACCCGGGCCAGATGACGCTGGACGAACTGGGCCCGCGCATCGCAGCGCTGCTCGGCAGCGCTGCGGGGTGA
- a CDS encoding flap endonuclease, producing MRIHLVDGTYELFRHFHAVPPAQNALGEEVAAVRGVMYSIRGLVRDGATHIGIATDHVIESFRNAMWPGYKTGEGIDPRLLSQFPLLEEGLAAWGLRVWPMVEYEADDAIASAAERASRDPRVEQVVICSPDKDFAQCVQGTRIIQLDRVRRTTRDEAGVVARFGVPPASIPDYLALVGDSSDGYPGLSGWGAKSAALVLARYGHIDAIPDDHRDWDVAVTRAASLAATLARDRALARLFRELAVLKTDVPVFDSVDELEWHGPTPALAGLRRRLAVEE from the coding sequence GTGCGGATCCATCTCGTCGACGGCACGTACGAACTGTTCCGCCACTTCCATGCCGTGCCGCCGGCGCAGAACGCGCTGGGTGAAGAGGTTGCCGCCGTTCGTGGCGTGATGTACTCGATCCGCGGGCTCGTCCGCGATGGCGCCACGCACATCGGCATCGCCACCGATCACGTCATCGAATCCTTTCGCAACGCGATGTGGCCCGGCTACAAGACGGGCGAAGGCATCGATCCGCGGCTGCTGTCGCAGTTCCCGCTGCTCGAGGAGGGACTCGCGGCATGGGGACTGCGCGTCTGGCCGATGGTGGAGTACGAGGCCGACGATGCGATCGCGTCGGCGGCGGAGCGTGCGTCGCGCGACCCGCGTGTGGAGCAGGTGGTCATCTGTTCGCCCGACAAGGACTTCGCGCAGTGCGTGCAGGGGACGCGCATCATCCAGCTCGATCGCGTGCGCAGGACCACGCGCGACGAGGCTGGCGTCGTCGCGCGTTTCGGCGTGCCGCCGGCGTCGATCCCCGACTACCTCGCGCTCGTGGGCGACTCGTCTGATGGCTATCCGGGCCTCTCCGGGTGGGGCGCCAAATCTGCGGCACTCGTCCTTGCGCGCTACGGACACATCGATGCAATTCCCGACGATCATCGCGACTGGGACGTCGCGGTGACGCGTGCCGCCTCTCTTGCGGCCACGCTTGCGCGCGACCGCGCGCTGGCGCGCCTCTTCCGGGAGCTCGCCGTGCTGAAGACGGACGTGCCGGTGTTCGATTCGGTCGACGAGCTCGAATGGCACGGTCCCACACCGGCGCTCGCCGGCCTTCGTCGACGACTGGCCGTCGAGGAGTGA
- a CDS encoding PadR family transcriptional regulator: MTRTKQTLLQGTVDLLLLRALQTGPAHGYTVSRWVRERTGGVLAMEDAALYQALHRLELKGYVEAEWGLSENNRRAKYYALTAEGRRQLRSEVADWKRYAEAVFKVIATA, encoded by the coding sequence ATGACGCGAACCAAGCAGACCCTGCTCCAGGGCACCGTGGATCTCCTGCTGTTGCGCGCACTGCAGACCGGTCCTGCCCACGGCTACACAGTCTCCCGCTGGGTACGCGAGCGCACCGGGGGCGTGCTGGCGATGGAAGATGCCGCGCTCTATCAGGCGCTGCATCGGCTCGAACTGAAGGGCTACGTCGAAGCCGAGTGGGGGCTGTCGGAGAACAATCGCCGCGCGAAGTACTACGCGCTCACCGCTGAAGGCCGCCGCCAGTTGCGCAGCGAAGTCGCCGACTGGAAGCGCTACGCGGAAGCCGTGTTCAAGGTCATCGCCACGGCCTGA
- a CDS encoding sugar phosphate isomerase/epimerase: MTSTTTRRAFLAGVAAGIAVPRLLRARAAARYPISFSTLGCPKWGWKQILDQADRLGYAAIELRGVASELDLTKLPEFSPSRIADAKKDLSALGLVISDLGASANMHEKEPAARQKHLDEGRRYIDLAKALDVKYVRMFGDRVPEGELKSDVIARVAEGFRQMAAHAKPAGVTVIIESHGDFTSSVDLEHIVTDVGSDAFAVLWDAHHTFVSGKEQPADTYARLGKWVRHTHLKDSKPGGKGRDYVLVGEGDVPVRTQIQVLAANGYKGYYGFEWEKRWHPEIPEPEVAFPHYAKTAGEYLAAAGVSPS; encoded by the coding sequence ATGACGAGCACGACGACTCGACGAGCGTTTCTGGCAGGCGTAGCTGCCGGCATTGCCGTGCCGCGGCTGTTGCGGGCGCGGGCGGCGGCACGCTATCCCATCAGTTTCTCGACGCTCGGCTGTCCGAAGTGGGGCTGGAAGCAGATCCTCGATCAGGCGGATCGCCTCGGATACGCGGCGATCGAACTGCGCGGCGTGGCCAGCGAACTCGACCTGACGAAACTGCCCGAGTTCTCGCCGTCGCGCATCGCCGACGCGAAGAAGGATCTCTCGGCGCTCGGTCTGGTCATCTCCGATCTCGGTGCGTCGGCGAACATGCACGAGAAGGAGCCCGCCGCGCGCCAGAAGCATCTCGACGAAGGGCGGCGTTACATCGACCTCGCGAAGGCGCTCGACGTGAAGTACGTCCGCATGTTCGGCGACAGGGTGCCCGAGGGCGAGCTGAAGTCCGACGTCATCGCGCGCGTCGCCGAGGGCTTCCGGCAGATGGCGGCGCACGCGAAACCCGCCGGCGTGACGGTGATCATCGAGTCGCACGGCGACTTCACCAGTTCAGTCGATCTGGAGCACATCGTCACCGACGTCGGGTCCGACGCGTTCGCCGTGCTGTGGGATGCGCATCACACCTTCGTCAGCGGGAAGGAGCAACCCGCCGACACGTACGCGCGCCTCGGCAAGTGGGTGCGTCACACGCACCTGAAGGACTCGAAGCCGGGTGGCAAGGGCCGCGACTACGTGCTCGTCGGCGAAGGCGACGTGCCCGTCAGGACGCAGATCCAGGTGCTGGCCGCCAACGGCTACAAGGGCTATTACGGATTCGAGTGGGAGAAGCGCTGGCATCCGGAGATCCCGGAGCCCGAAGTGGCGTTCCCGCACTATGCGAAAACGGCCGGCGAGTATCTCGCCGCGGCGGGCGTCTCACCGTCGTAG